From Desulfuromonas soudanensis, the proteins below share one genomic window:
- a CDS encoding IclR family transcriptional regulator — protein sequence MEHRAKESYAIQSVDNALSLLEAMGDERGDFALTDLSTRLGLNKSSVFRLLATFEGRGYVETVEESKTYRLASSAFEIGRKLLLRNDLLQQARPVMERLARECGESIYLAVRRGGEVLFLHMVDSGQKVTVMSLVGHRYPLEGNAPGRLFLALGRESLSGDGLEVIRRQGYAVDRDGLGVGIDALAAPLGGVAGDLSGALCLIAPAFRLGDERLEKELLERLVAGGRMVEARLGWRRR from the coding sequence ATGGAACATCGGGCAAAGGAGAGTTATGCCATCCAGTCCGTGGACAATGCCTTAAGTCTCCTCGAGGCGATGGGGGACGAACGGGGGGATTTTGCTCTCACCGACCTGAGCACCCGCCTCGGTCTGAACAAGTCGAGCGTCTTCCGTCTTCTGGCGACCTTTGAAGGACGGGGGTACGTGGAGACGGTGGAGGAATCGAAGACCTATCGCCTGGCCTCTTCCGCCTTCGAGATCGGCCGGAAGCTTCTGCTGCGCAACGACCTGCTGCAGCAGGCCCGGCCGGTGATGGAGCGCCTGGCCCGGGAGTGCGGCGAGAGCATCTATCTCGCCGTCCGCCGCGGAGGCGAGGTGCTTTTCCTCCACATGGTCGACTCCGGGCAGAAAGTGACCGTCATGTCCCTGGTCGGCCACCGCTACCCCCTGGAGGGCAACGCTCCCGGGCGACTTTTCCTGGCGCTGGGGCGGGAATCCCTTTCCGGAGACGGTCTGGAAGTAATCCGTCGTCAGGGATACGCCGTCGATCGCGACGGGCTCGGCGTCGGGATCGATGCCCTGGCCGCCCCCCTCGGGGGAGTTGCCGGAGATCTCAGCGGCGCCCTGTGCCTCATTGCCCCGGCCTTTCGCCTCGGCGACGAGCGCCTCGAAAAGGAACTGCTGGAAAGGCTGGTGGCCGGAGGTCGGATGGTCGAGGCGCGTCTCGGCTGGAGGCGCCGATGA
- a CDS encoding DUF6125 family protein, with product MSRIQSEKTVTATPLDEGIQLLNDLSKEELIAIIVDDAKNWLAHDGLWFQAVEKVHGMEAAIDADREAWRSFTVLEAKRIMARLGLEPGGGIPALVECLKHRLYARLNLQESLEITGNRALFRMVDCRVQSARKRKGLADFPCKSVGVVEYAEFARTVDPRIETRCLACPPDAHPDEYWCAWEFSLAVD from the coding sequence ATGAGTCGAATACAGAGCGAAAAAACCGTCACCGCCACCCCCCTCGACGAGGGGATTCAGCTCCTGAACGACCTGAGCAAGGAGGAGCTGATCGCCATCATCGTCGACGACGCGAAAAACTGGCTGGCCCACGACGGTCTCTGGTTCCAGGCCGTCGAGAAGGTGCACGGGATGGAGGCGGCCATCGACGCCGACCGGGAGGCCTGGCGTTCCTTTACCGTCCTCGAGGCGAAGCGGATCATGGCCCGGCTCGGCCTGGAGCCCGGCGGCGGGATCCCGGCCCTCGTCGAGTGCCTCAAGCACCGCCTCTACGCCCGGCTCAACCTGCAGGAGAGTTTAGAAATCACCGGCAACCGGGCCCTCTTCCGCATGGTCGACTGCCGGGTGCAGTCGGCGCGCAAGCGCAAGGGGCTGGCCGATTTCCCCTGCAAGAGCGTCGGGGTCGTCGAGTACGCCGAGTTCGCCCGCACCGTCGATCCGCGCATCGAGACCCGTTGTCTCGCCTGCCCCCCCGATGCCCACCCCGATGAATACTGGTGCGCCTGGGAGTTTTCCCTGGCCGTCGATTAG
- a CDS encoding acetyl-CoA hydrolase/transferase C-terminal domain-containing protein, translated as MSELHKRIRRSSLHEKIMSPEETIPLFKNGMDLGWSGFTPVGYPKVVPAILADYVEKNALQGKMRFNLYIGASIGVEIEDRWASLKMTDKRWPYQTGKVIQKGVNNGEVRMGDKHLSLYAQDLGYGFYTKENGGKLDLAIIEVTGITEDGGLILAGSVGVTTEIVQIAKKIILEVNTSIPSFEGLHDIVMLDLPPHRTPYLISKVEDRIGTTYVPCDPDKIVAIVESRFPDNGRALSAPDECSEQIAGHILEFLQHEVKSGRLPKNLLPIQSGVGNIANAVVGGLVTGPFNNLKVWTEVIQDTMLDLFDSGKLEFASSTSLSLSADGFRRLYENWDFYTSRVVLRPMQISNNPEPIRRLGVISMNTPVEFDIYGHANSTLVMGSRMINGIGGSGDFSRNAYLSIMHSPSTRPTKTDPHGITCVVPKVTHVDHTEHDLDILVTEQGLADMRGLCPRDRAQVVIDRCAHPHYRPLLQDYFDRSQRECFAKGMGHQPHMLFAAYAMQKNLLEEGTMRMAGWS; from the coding sequence GTGTCCGAGTTGCATAAGCGAATCAGAAGATCGAGCCTGCACGAGAAAATCATGTCTCCCGAGGAGACGATTCCCCTCTTCAAAAACGGCATGGATCTCGGCTGGTCGGGTTTCACCCCCGTCGGCTATCCCAAGGTGGTGCCGGCAATTCTCGCCGATTACGTGGAGAAGAACGCCTTGCAGGGGAAGATGCGCTTCAACCTCTACATCGGCGCCTCCATCGGCGTCGAGATCGAGGACCGCTGGGCGTCGCTGAAGATGACGGACAAGCGCTGGCCCTATCAGACCGGGAAGGTGATCCAGAAGGGGGTCAACAACGGCGAGGTGCGCATGGGGGACAAGCACCTCTCCCTCTACGCCCAGGACCTCGGGTACGGCTTCTACACCAAGGAAAACGGCGGCAAACTCGATCTGGCCATCATTGAAGTCACCGGCATCACCGAAGACGGCGGGCTGATCCTCGCCGGCTCGGTGGGGGTGACCACCGAGATCGTGCAGATCGCCAAAAAGATCATCCTTGAGGTCAACACCTCGATCCCCTCCTTCGAGGGGCTCCACGACATCGTCATGCTCGACCTCCCCCCCCACCGCACCCCCTACCTGATTAGCAAGGTGGAGGACCGCATCGGCACCACCTATGTCCCCTGCGACCCGGACAAGATCGTCGCCATCGTCGAGTCGCGCTTTCCCGACAACGGCCGCGCCCTCTCGGCTCCCGACGAGTGCTCGGAGCAGATCGCCGGACACATCCTCGAGTTCCTGCAGCACGAGGTCAAATCCGGCCGCCTCCCCAAAAACCTCCTCCCCATCCAGTCGGGGGTCGGGAACATCGCCAACGCCGTCGTCGGCGGCCTGGTCACCGGCCCTTTCAATAATCTCAAGGTCTGGACGGAGGTCATCCAGGACACCATGCTCGACCTCTTCGACTCGGGAAAACTCGAGTTCGCCTCCTCGACCTCCCTTTCTCTCTCCGCCGACGGCTTCCGCCGCCTTTACGAAAACTGGGATTTTTACACCAGCCGGGTGGTGCTGCGGCCGATGCAGATCAGCAACAACCCCGAGCCGATCCGCCGTCTCGGGGTCATCTCCATGAACACCCCCGTGGAGTTCGACATCTACGGCCACGCCAATTCGACCCTGGTGATGGGGTCGCGGATGATCAACGGCATCGGCGGCTCCGGGGACTTCTCCCGCAACGCCTACCTCTCCATCATGCACAGCCCCTCGACGCGGCCGACGAAGACCGACCCTCACGGCATCACCTGCGTCGTCCCCAAGGTCACCCACGTCGACCACACGGAACACGATCTCGACATCCTCGTCACCGAACAGGGGCTCGCCGACATGCGCGGCCTCTGCCCCCGGGACAGGGCCCAGGTCGTCATCGACCGCTGCGCCCACCCCCACTATCGTCCCCTGCTGCAGGACTATTTCGATCGCTCGCAAAGGGAGTGTTTCGCCAAGGGGATGGGGCACCAGCCGCACATGCTCTTTGCCGCCTACGCGATGCAGAAGAACCTTCTCGAGGAGGGGACGATGCGCATGGCCGGCTGGAGTTGA